The genomic stretch ttttgtgtcctgttaagttgttatacgatgatgactgatgtacccatattttgactattttattaattgtgactgtttatttaacgcatcatgtaaatgtagcggaatttgatgagactgttattaaagtgagagggttagcgctatagaaccaggtttaatccaccattttctacatttgaaaatgcctgtaccaagtcaggaatatgacagttcttgtccattcgtttttgatgcgttttgttttttgattttgccatgtgattatggacttttcaaattgattttcctctgagttcagtatttttgtgattttactttttaacgatcaatatgtatttttttcttgcagatgATGACAAGCTCTGAACCTTCATGTGCTGTATGTGAATTTCAACATGTCTTAAAATCTGCCTCCATATGGTGTTCAGATTGTGATGAAGGCCTCTGTATAGACTGCAGTAAGCATCATGGAATTTCAAAAGCAACAAGAAAGCATGTAACTATTCCGATATCAGAATATAAAACATTGCCGACTTACATTACAAATATTAAGCAGACATGTAGTACTCATGATGAAAAGTATCTGATTTACTGTAATGAACATGAATGCGCGTGTTGCAGTAAGTGCATCGTTGAAAGGCacacaaaatgtcaaaatatatcaaatctaGATGATGTTGTCAAAAACACAAAGACATCAAACGCTTTTCTGGAAATTCATGAATCAGTTAATGAAGTTGCGGAAAATATCAAACGGATCCGTCAAGATAAAAACAACAATCTGAAAACATTGTCCGAACAAAGAAAACAGATCGAACGTGATGTTCAACAAGTTCGATTAAACATCAATCGGCATCTCGATAAACTACAAGAGGACTTCATATTAGAATTGTATGAGATcgaaaaaagagaaaataaaaaaatcaatcagtTAATGAAAGCTTTAGATAAGCATGAAAGTAAAATTGCCGAGCACCAAAAGAATATAGCAAACATAAAACAACACGCATCAGATATACAGACTTTCCTAGCACTGAAACAGATTGAAAGTGATGTTGAtaaaaattgtcagtttattgaTTCAATTACTGAAAGTAATGTTCTTAATCGTGTGGAGATCAAGTTTTACATTAACACATCACTTACTGACATGGCAAATAGTGTTCTTGAGTTTGGAAAAGTATTTATTGACATCTCTAATAGCTCAGTGAACATtgtgaagaaaaaacaacaacaagctCAGTTGATAGTGCCTAAAGTATCATCAATTGTGCCCTTTGAGAATATACAAGTCAAGTTAGAACAGACTATAATAACCGAATCATCTTATATTAGAGGATGTTGCATATTGCCTGATAGTAGATTTGTATTCACCTACCCTTATTTAGACAAAGTTACTGTAGTTAAACAAGGCGGGACGGTTGACTTTGTTTTGAATATAACAGCAGCATATGGTATAGCGTACAACAATGAGGATACCACTATAGCGATATCATCCTGTTGGGGTAGTCAAGGCAAACACATAACTATAATCGATTTACCAAAACGAAAAGTAAAGAAAACTTTTTCACCGGGAGGACAAACCATTGGTATAGCGGTGACAAATAACACACTGCTGTATCACATTAAAAATAAAGCAATTCGAGCCATGGATCTTGTTGACGAATCAATACGTGACATAACTACTGAGAACATGGACACAGACATCAACATAACGATATGTGGAAACAAACTTTATTATTCCAGTTATAAGTATCATACAGTAGTATGCTGCGATATGCAAGGAGTGAAACAATGGACATTCAAAAATGAAAACGTTTTAAAGAATCCATTAGGAATATCAGCTGACAATGCTGGTAACGTGTATGTTGTAGGATTTCAATCAAATAATGTCGTGGTTATCTCCCCTGATGGACAAACACATAGAGAACTCTTAACTAAAAGAGATGGTTTAGATTACCCATGTTCAATTAACTTTAGAAAGGAAACTAATCAGTTATTGGTTGCAAATGTATATCAGAAAGCGTATTTGTATAACGTATCTAGTTATTAAAACACTTAAATATTAGATTTTAATGTAGTATTGAATGAAATGCAAATAGGGAATTTATACAAAAACACATGCATACATGGACTAAAGTTGTTTACACTTCTTCTTACAGCGAAATGTGTATTATGTTattctttctttgttttttttttgtgtattaaaaGTAATATGTTTAGTTAGTATTGTGTCGCATTCAGTTTAGGTTAAGTCACTGTTTATGGGATTTACAAATATGCATCGTTTTTTGAATCAAAATGGGTCATATATTTTTTAAGGAATTAAACAAttcaagaattaaaaaaaatacttaaaagagacgaacgataccagaacaaaatagctaaaaaaaaaaagaatagtgcataAGATAAAATATAGGAAACTCAAAACTTAGCAACACGATTCCCGCCATATATAATGGgattgatctcaggtgctccataaGGGTAAGCAGAAACCTTTTTCCAAATATGGCAACTGTCGTGTagctcattttattacaaaactgGTAGATAGTCTTATTCGGTGGGTCAAATTATTGGAAAGGGAACGGGGTTGTAGACATAAGCAACATagctgatatcatctgtgaaacggttatttcataatggtcaaccaactcgtgatggcgtccttaaTTTAAGGGAAGATTTAAATTTCACTCCTTTGAACTCTTggttaatagcttccttgtgactTGAGTGTCAGCTGACAAGCAAGGgatttttatatataagtaaCAGTCATGGTACATAATTAGAACAATATCACTGAGAAATTGATTGACTTACTTTCTGAATAATACATACAAAAGCAAAGACATGCATTGAACACACAACTGCTAGCTTTTCTCatacatttatctttttatctAAGGAATGAGTGAAATTTGTATGTAACATCTATATAGGTAACTGATTACCTGTACTGTGAAGATATAATGAGAGTGCTTCAAAACGGATAACCAAAACTACTCcatgttacattggagactataGTATGATTGACTGCACATCATTGACCTTAGAAAGTAAATTTGCACATAGACCCAACTGTATTCTACCGTGTAATAAATAGTATCCGAAAACATCGATAGTGTTGCCTGCTTAAAAAAGATTTACAGtcacaaatttaaaaagttaaaggAAATAGCCGAAAACATCGAAAACAGCTGTTAAAAGTAGCAATTTGAAAGCATTGTCcgaaaaaaaaacctatatttCTATCAGAGAATCAAAATCTACCCGATTACATTACAAATATTAAGCAGACATGTAGTTGTAGTATACATGATGAAAATTATCAGATTTACTGCAATGAACATGAATGCCCGTGTTGTAGTGAGTGCATCGttgaaaacacaaaaaatgtcaaaatatttacaatcTCTTGATAATGGAAACTAATGAAACATTTAATGAAGTTGCTGAAAACATCAAACGGATTCGTCAACATAAAAATGGCAACCTGAAAACATTGtccgaaaaaataaaatacagattgAATGTGAAACTGAACGGTTTCGGTTCAATATCAATCATCAGCTTTATAAATTGTAAGAGACAGAAAaaaggagaaaacaaaaatcCATCAGTTAATGAAAGATTTTGATGAGCTTGGAAGTAAAGTTGTAAAGCACCAAAAAGAACATTGCAAACACACAACAACGCCCATAAGACCTACGGACATTTCTAGCTCTGAAACAACTTGAAGGTGATGTTCATGAAACATATCAGTCCGTTGATTTAATAACGAAAAGCGGTGTAACAAACAACCGTGATGATAACACTGTAGTGATAACATCCTGTTGGAACTTCATTGTCaattaaactaaaaatatattcaacGAAACTAAATGTGAAGAAAACCTATCCTTTTGGATAACAATTGGCATAGCGGCAACAAATAAAACAATGCTGTaccattaaaacaaaaaaaaagcaattcaaGCCATGGGTAGTACTGACCCAATCAACACCGTGAACACAGCAATCAGCATAACAATATCTggacacaaactttattttagttATCATTATCATACAGTAGTATCTGACAAATTACaaggaacaaaaacaaatgacattCAAACATAACAATGTTTTGAGGTTTCTTGCTGGATTATCTTTTGAAAATGATGATAATGTGTATGTTATAGGGAATTAAACGGAGACTGTTGTACGGATGTCACCTAATggagacaaatataaaaaaacctTTAGCTATATCAGAGGGTTTTAAATCGCCATGCTCAATTAACTTAGGAAGATTAGCCAGTCAATTGTTAGTTACAGATTCAAAAATTACACTGATCTCTACAACCTATCCAGAATTTAAACCACTGCAAAGGTATCAATATAcactattaaagattaaaataaaaacatataactaTGAAGAAAGACATTTTTTAGCATTTCTTTAagtgtaaattattttttaactttattttttaattgaaatagtaGTATGTAcgttttgtttgtctattttcgTATACAATTTTCAACCGATAGATGATTCTGTATCCGTGCGATACATTTGGTTTTTGGTCAAAGCTTGTGTTTTTCCTAAGACATTGATaggtaaatataataaaaagaaaatatgtgaTAGCGTATGTTTATAGATCCGAGTTTAAATTCAAAGAACTAACTTGATACATTATTGAATCAAGCCAATTGAGAAATTGGTCGATTTTGATTCATTTATTGGTATTTAACGCTACTTCTAATTTGTTTCTGCTTGATCATGTTTATCTGGCGATTAGATTTTATAGGTGGAGGACGTCAAAGTGCCAGGAAAGAACTATCAATCTTCGGTAGAAAAACTTGAAATTCTTGTCAAAAATAAGATCAGAGTTAAACTTGATGGATTCCAACTCACAACCTTGGTAGTGACAGGCTTGTGCTACAGTAAAACAGTATTTTGACTACTACGTCCACATGGCTATTAAGACCCAAAGAAAATGATTGATTAATCTAATGTATGAGTACAGTTTGTATTACTAGTATAATCTTTTCAAGtaaattaaatgattgattgattgttggtttcttAACGTCCAGaggcaaatattttaaattaaatgacaAACTATGTTTGCATCATACAGGAATGATACATAAAGGATAAACAGATAAATTAAtgttaaacattgaaatattGTTTAATTTGAGTTTTTGTCGGGAACTGATAAAATATACCTTAATAAATTCATAATAATTTCCaaaaaagagggaagaaagatacttaagggacagtcaaactcataaatctaaaacaaactgacaacgccatggcaaaaaataaaaaagacaaacaaacaacagcacacacgacacaacatggaaaactaaagaataaacaacacgaaccccaccaaaaaataggggtgatctcaggtgctccgcaagggtaagcagatcctgctccacatgtggcacccgtcgtgttgcttatgtgataacaaatccggtaaatagtctaataaaAAACTTGCATTATCAGACATAAGTATTTTCtcattttccaaaaacaaaaGAAGCGAAAGATATCAAATGTACATTCAAATtcatacatcgaaaataaaccgatAGCACCAAAgcaaagaaagacaaaaagataAACATCAGTATACGAGCACAATAAGCTAACACCAAAcacagatttttttctattttcaattcgaatatataccagagggagagtcaaactcatagacaataaataacctgacaacgccatggctaaaaataaaataacaaaaagacaattaatagtacacaacatagaaaaactaaagactaagcaaaaagTGATTTGGCATTTAATGATGATAGAAATAGATAGATGTTTTTTGAAAGATAAACCTGCTTTGTACTATACCTGCTTAGATGAGTTTTTAACGTGTTCATTGGTTCACAGTCCACTGTTTTTATACTACCCGCAAACACACAAGACATAACGTTTCAACAGACATCGAATTTATAATGTTCTTATTTGACTTTGTCATTCAAAcaagtaaaatgtagaaaaagaaGGAACTTCTTTCTTAAACTAATGTTTTTATTTCAGGAAATTATACATTACCCCTGTAAATGTTTAGTGAATGTCTTTTGTCTTTCGTGTTGCTATTTATTATATATGCTTATCAGGGACAAGGTTATCAAAATCTGTAACCCTATTTGATTGTTAATGATAACGTTATTCGATGTAATTGTGAAAGTTTTTGATTAAAAGCAATCACAATTAGAACAATTACAGCAAACATGTGATGACATCATCGAACACTTTGCGATGattataagtgtttctcatttctcagTTGTTATAtaggttttcctgtttgaaatgttttacactagtcattatGGGGCCCTTTAATGTTAACTTGTATTTCAGTGTGAATCAATGCTTTGTGTTGAAGGCCGTCTTTGACATATAATTGTAACCTTTCAGAAATTGTGACTAGGATAGATACTTGTCTCATTAGAACttatcagctggcccctaaattaTTATATTCATTAATTAAATAATAGCTGCACTGGAATAATATTGTCCAAGTGCAgctattatttatttaattaatgaatatacacagttttgttttttttaaactagtaAAGGTTGACAAAACTATGACTATGTCTCTACTAAGGTAATTTTGTTGCCATCGAACAAACGATGAAATAAATGCATGAAGTATAAAGATAATTTATAATGGTTTTAAGTATCCACCCTACCTCCCTAAACAATGGGCCACTTCAACGTAATAACGAATGCCCATGTCCTACTTTATATGGCACACCGCCAATGTAAGATTATTTTCCGAAATTGTCAGGTGCTCCCCGCCATACAATACTATATGTACATTAGGATTAGAAAATTTTATGATTATTGCAATGTAAACAATAGATGTGTTTACATTTTGCTATCAGTACAGGGGACAGTGAAATATCTGTTGATATATGAAATGTGTATTGGAATTgtctttttcataattttctcTTTAAATTATGTACTTTTAATATTATAGGGCGGTTGACGACTGTCGCAATGTAGTTTAATTCTGTATCGGTAGTTATTCTCTTTAAAGAATGACAAACGCAATTATTGAAATGTCGAATACACTTggaagtaaactcatcatagataccgggattgaaattttacattcacGCCAGACAGAAGATGTATATTCCATGTTCTGCAGATGCTGGTTGAATGTTGATTGTCCGTACGAAGAAATGAAAACTAAGTTCACATTGGGTTAACTGAAATCGTCACTATATGTGTTGTAAATTTCAATTCTTATCTGAATTTCATTGTAACTTCCttatatgtaagtcaagatattgaTTTAGAAAATATTATTTGAGTGTACGCAAAAGctactgtaaaccaacaaatGTTCACGAGCGAATTATAAAGGTCACTGTCGCGAGTATGAAAATAACACTTATTTGCATCTGCCAAATATAGGAAACCTaaatttttctatatattgttgtttgctctttggtcgggttgttgtcctttCAACATATTCATCATTTCCATTCTCTTTTTATGTGAATATATCAGTGAAATTAGAATAAGTCAAAGTTAACAAGAAAACAACTTATTCGAAATATGTTGTATAAGAGTAATATGTAACGTGAATGACCAATTGTAAGATGATGGTTGTAGTTTAATCAactttttcagttttatttttcttcatttaataacTTCATGTATGTGTAAACTgaatacatttgaaattaaaCGGCATTTAAACATCATTGTTTGTCATTTTACATATTAGCAAAAATCCGATATGTTTTCCATAATTTGATTCTGTATACAATTTTCTAGAATGTCTCTTTAAACGTATGTTTGTCCATATGCAATCGTCAATGACGGTCACGTTGGCTTATATCGTGTCACATAATTGTTTTAACGGATCAAAAAGCAAAGAAATGTGACGTAAATTGTTAGATgatgttattgatttttttttttttacttttaaagttttattcattttcataacTATGGGAAATCACAAAATAGATTGTAAAAACTATACACTAATTTTATAAGATTTGAAGTTTAGCGCCATTTTAACATCATTGATAACATAAATTTTCATTTGCTGTTGATACATTGGACTTTCAGCTATCTAGTGATAACTTCATCAGAACGTATTCGTCCCTGAGTCACGTCGTCTAATTGTAAAATTTTCAAggcatattttctttatatatgtttgtaataatatttgaatattaggAATAACATCAACCGCTAACCCTCAgtgtaaaatattgacaaatataatgcttatccatgttaaaatgagcatgtATAAGGACATGAAGgagttatttctttttattataattggCATTTCATGTTTTACTATGGTTTCTGTTTATATTGTATACTAGTACATACATTGCGGTGAAAAAAGTTGAGAAAGTGAGAAAGACTACGAATACTTTGAGACCCCAGGGGAAAGTTGAAATCGGGCGCCATTATATAGCAGAATGTTAGGAATGTATATATGATAGAATCCTATTCTTTGAATGGGAATATAATGTAAGCTGGTGCGATTTCAGAGGGGAAATATATACGTTTGCATACAGGTTAGTCATATGTAGACCAACCTGCTTGAAACTTGTATATGTTGTACATAAGATTACAAAGTATACAACTCAACACAAACGATTATGAACAACACTCAATAGGCAACAATTAATGTATGCTTTTAAACTTTTAgcaattttggtcctcaatactcttcaacttcatacttttttttgccttttaaacttttttagattcgagcgtcactgatgagtcttttgtagacgaaacgcgcgtctggagtatatacaaaatttagtcctgggtatctatgatgagtttttttttcaatggttaATTTCGTATTGTTCTGTGTTGAAAATAGTGGTTAAATATACTGGACAGCTGCATTTTTGTCCAATTTAGTCCAGAAATCACAATAACATTTTACACACCTTTAAATGTAAATAAGTTATTATTCTTTTTTAGAAGATGTCAAGGCTCTGTACCTTCTTGCAGTGTATGTGAATATCAACATGTCTTCAAAACTGCATCCATATATGGTGTTCAGATTATGATGAGGATCTTTGTATAGACTGCAGTAAGCATCACGGAATTTCCAAGTCAACACCAAAACATGTCACTGTACCGATTTCAGAATATCGAAACCTGCCATCTTACATCACAAATATTAAGCAATCATGTAGTACACATGATGCCAATTATCTGATTTACTGCCATGAACATGAATGTGCTTGTTGTAGTAAATGcattgtttaaaaaacata from Mytilus edulis chromosome 7, xbMytEdul2.2, whole genome shotgun sequence encodes the following:
- the LOC139481704 gene encoding uncharacterized protein — protein: MMTSSEPSCAVCEFQHVLKSASIWCSDCDEGLCIDCSKHHGISKATRKHVTIPISEYKTLPTYITNIKQTCSTHDEKYLIYCNEHECACCSKCIVERHTKCQNISNLDDVVKNTKTSNAFLEIHESVNEVAENIKRIRQDKNNNLKTLSEQRKQIERDVQQVRLNINRHLDKLQEDFILELYEIEKRENKKINQLMKALDKHESKIAEHQKNIANIKQHASDIQTFLALKQIESDVDKNCQFIDSITESNVLNRVEIKFYINTSLTDMANSVLEFGKVFIDISNSSVNIVKKKQQQAQLIVPKVSSIVPFENIQVKLEQTIITESSYIRGCCILPDSRFVFTYPYLDKVTVVKQGGTVDFVLNITAAYGIAYNNEDTTIAISSCWGSQGKHITIIDLPKRKVKKTFSPGGQTIGIAVTNNTLLYHIKNKAIRAMDLVDESIRDITTENMDTDINITICGNKLYYSSYKYHTVVCCDMQGVKQWTFKNENVLKNPLGISADNAGNVYVVGFQSNNVVVISPDGQTHRELLTKRDGLDYPCSINFRKETNQLLVANVYQKAYLYNVSSY